AAGGCGCGGTTGCATTTGCTCCACGTGTTCCTGCTTTAGAAAAACTTTCTTCAGAAGAAATTTCTGGAAACGCTGACTTACAAAAATTACAAGCATCTCTTGCAAAAGCAGAAGTGATCTTAGAAAAAGACCAAGCATCCACTCAATCAGCGAAATCTGCTGACCTTGCAAAGTCTGTTGACATCAAATCTTTAGATTTGTCTAAGGCATTCAAAACTTCTGAGAAAGAAAAACTCGTTGTGGAAAGTGCAAAACTGACTAAAAACGAAGAGCAAGAAATCAAAACAATCGTAACAGTTGATAAACAAACTGCCCAAGAAATTGTTAAACTTAGCGAATCAGCTCAAACTGAAAAGTTGGATGAGTTGAAAAAACAAGAAATTGATGCTAAGAGACAAGTGATTGAACAAGATGTTGCAAAACGCCAAGAAGAAGAGAAGAAAAAATTCGAAGATACTTTGGCTAATCAACCTAAAGAGTTCAAATCTAAAAAAGACATTGTAAACTACTACGAAAGAATTGAAAAAATCGTTCTAGTTGACGGTAAAACAGTGATTGGAGCGATCATCAACCAAGAAAACGGTCAATTGATTGTTCACACTGAAAATGGTGTTAAGAGAATTGATATGGAAAATGTAGAAGAAGTCATTTACGACCTTCAACAGAAATCCAAATTCTAAATAGACCAACCCTTAAGTAGAAAAGAAGCCTGGAAGAGAAATCTTTCGGGCTTTTTTTATGTACAATTGATTCCTTAGAAGTTCCAGCGGATATCAATCTGTAGGTTGAGTTTGGAGGGCTATCTTATGAGGTTTTAAAGCTGGAAAGTTTTTTTAAGTTTCTTTGGATTTATA
The sequence above is drawn from the Leptospira sp. WS4.C2 genome and encodes:
- a CDS encoding lipoprotein LipL45, whose amino-acid sequence is MKASKLTIMGLALLFTGLTVCKKPDAEVSEAPKKAADLSAVVVFAVGDSKIQHADQTEEKAQLGALLKSGDNVVTGDNGKVDIQFTDGSSIRISPKSAIDFAKLSQDNSGTTDTQIALVSGKVFAKVNKAKKEDNFTVVTPTAIAGVRGTSFIVEAAEGKPAKVKVVEGAVAFAPRVPALEKLSSEEISGNADLQKLQASLAKAEVILEKDQASTQSAKSADLAKSVDIKSLDLSKAFKTSEKEKLVVESAKLTKNEEQEIKTIVTVDKQTAQEIVKLSESAQTEKLDELKKQEIDAKRQVIEQDVAKRQEEEKKKFEDTLANQPKEFKSKKDIVNYYERIEKIVLVDGKTVIGAIINQENGQLIVHTENGVKRIDMENVEEVIYDLQQKSKF